The Plutella xylostella chromosome Z, ilPluXylo3.1, whole genome shotgun sequence region CGGTCACTGCGTTGCTGCGGAGTCTTGCCACCCATCAGCACCCCGATGCACAAGTCTGGCATTTTCACCACCCGGCCCTGGGGAAGTAGATCGATGAGCAAGTTCAGCAAGACATTATGAGTAAGAAACATATTAAGGTGGGATTGAACATTTTATCAAGGACAATTATTGTCACTTGATGTGAGGTAACGATTTATTGTCTCAATCATTCATTATTTTtctaataaagttatataagtaatatctATTCAGCAGAATGACTCCTGAAAACAAATGGTTACAGGCATGTGGATTGAAAATGGGTACACATGTATGGAACCTAGAACTTATTAGCCAGGGAATAGCAGTATGCAAATAGTACATCCATATTATGGTGGTGGAAGTTATCAGTGATATTTTATAGCTACACAGTACCTGCACAGGTTGTGAAGTGATATCTCCTCCCATCATGGCCCTTTGTTGCGCCTTTTCACGTTCTTCAGCCACTGCAAAGGTAAAGAAACACCATAAAATTCTGACAGGTGAAACACTGGTTTTTCTTTCATACATGATTACCTAACTAAATTGGTAAACAGCACATAAAATAACACTGGTTAATGGTGGCTATGAATGAAATAGTCAAGTATTGCTAACAGTAGTGGATTGTGGCATGCATTCAATGTAAAGAGCATACACACCCTGTCTCTTAAACGCAATGCACTTTTTGACATAGTCTGCTTGCGTCCAATTCTTCAATATGGTGGCTTTGTAAGTGCAGACAGGCTTTTTAGCCTTCAGTAGCTCCTGCCGTCTGGTTTTGTACTGTGGGAGTTCAACAATCCTCTTGCTGGTTGTTGTTATCATATTCAATTTGAGATCATTCTTCGTTTCGTTCAAATCTTTATTTCCTGTTTGGTCATTGTTCATTTTTTCCTCTTCCCCTGGTTTAGTGTAAAGTTTCTGACACTTGTCATTTAAAACTTGCACAAATTTTGTTTCTGATGTATTCGGTGCCTGATCAGCTTGGGGCACTGGCTGGTAAGGGACAGCAGGTGTGTACATTGGAGACAGGAGATTCTCGTAGGTCATCGCAATGTAGTTTGGAGATACAGTCCAGGGTAACCCAGCCATCTGAGCTCTGATTGCATTCCATAAATCAAAGTAACTCATGTTCTCCATGTTGTCTGGACAACTTGCTCtagaaaaatacattattgttgtattaaatatgttttaaagtACCAGTTTATATGTGTCacaggcatctggttgaatctcctttttggttgaatcactaGCTTGTTCATTGAATGgcgccgaacgttgattgtacaagcgtcacaaaatgTCCAACCAGTTAGCAGACTTTAAAATCACTTTTCTCACTGCGCCGCTAATGGTCaccaaaacaaatatggcatCTAACAGCTGGCACAGAAAGCACCTGTATTGATATTTTTGggaaataaattagctttaaactgcgttatttgtgttaaaatattctGACAACATACATTGGCTTTACGAAATtggatatatattttttttaatctttattttattttatagagaACTTGGTATGCTAAGGCGACCATGTCGTCCTCATCGTTACAGTCAAACTATACAGCATTTATCCTAAGACTAAACAACGTCTAACTAGTCTGTACAGCAGCCTGGCGTTATCAGACTGGTTCCGCCAGGGTGCTGTTACAGCCTCCAACATCACTGAATATGTTGTTACAATAATATCTGACGTCTAAATGCCTCATTACGAACACACTCCACCAAAACATGAAACAGATCTTCTATTACTCCACATTCTGAACAGTTTGGTttggtcatgttcaccctaatcagacattacaaagtcggctatactatatcccattcaatgTCTTCGCTGTATGACGTTCAATCAAGACATTGAATGTTACATTCAACGACTTGACAAGTTGTCCTTTAGTTATACAATTGAAAAGCGCCATTCAATGAACAATTtagtgattcaaccaaaaaaaagattcaaccagatgcctgcgacatatgcATGCTCATGGTGTATTCCCAAAGACATAGTATTTTCCCTAGAGCTAATTCTGAAGTAGATTCCTTCTTCCACTCAACTCTTATTGACAGGTAGTAGATGATGCAAGAATCATGTACTCCTTGAGCCCTATTACCAGTAATTGACTTTCTGAACTGTTGGTGATGAACATTAGAGCTGAACTGGTGTTTGTCACTGAgctgaaaggattagccagtcacaTTAGTTAATCATAGGCTGTCTAGGACTGGACTGGACAACATAAGTTAATACACCAATtggacgtagttacgcagaaaggcCTCAATCCACAACTTGGTCAAAATTGAGTTATATACTAGAACATGCTATTTAATGTAGGGTCTACCtgtcaagaaaacaaacacagtaaaaaaccaactacaacatacttttttgatgTGGGGGACCAACCCACATTGTATGAAACACacattttttagtttcacaTTAAGGACTCAAACTGTTTGAGTCCTTTTACAGAAACGCATTTCCTATGAAACCATgaaaaattttgtttttcataaaagACTCAAACGctctgagtcgttttagagaaatacgtattcattaaaaaaagacaatttgtatttagcagaaaggactcaacccgtctgagtcgttttagagaaatacttattcattgaaaaaagacaatttgtatttagcagaaaggactcaaaccgtcttgagtcgttttagcgaaatacttattgattgaaagaagtcaatttgtatttagcagaaaggactcaaactgtcTGAAATGTTTCATagaatataagtttttaataaaacagttcaaattttatttggcagaaaggattcaaactgtttttgttcCGTCTCTTGGCCACTATTCTGTCACCGCATTTTTCCACCTTCCGTCCCCCCACGAGCCAAGTGTCCTGccactcccatttcagttcggCGACCCGCATACCGACGTTGAACACTTTCCTCTTTTGACGGATCACCACGTTGGGAATACGTCTAAGCGAAATACTTAACATGGCTCGCTCTATAGCTCTTTGTGgaactctgattcggtgcaTAGTTTCGTTGGTCATcgtccatgtatcggcaccgtatgttagtgtgggcaagtcacattagcaattaacaatccataagcagcgtcgctcgacTCTCAAATATctatcagattcatacaagttacgcCCGGTTTGATAAGCGAGCAACGATgcctaaggattgttaatggctaattTTCGGTGGTGGTCCAAACTCCAAAGGAATGTCACAAGGACTTGGTTCTCACACGACTGTCGGACTGGGAACCAAATCGACCACATTTTGATTATTCGAAAATGAAGACATTCACTTCTAGATGTTAGAAATAAGAAGGGTTGCTAAAGTCAAGAGTGATCACCACTTAGTCGTTGGAAAAATCTGCTTGACGATAGCGGGAGCTCAGAAGCAGGCAACAAGATCTGCCAAAGATGTCGctgtaaataagctgcaggacccaGAAGTCAGAAGATAACTTAGTATCTAGACCCAcaacaaatacctactaagtGTGGGCGACGCGCCTTATTCAAAGATAACTGCACTGGCATTAAAGAcatgtttttaaaaagttgCGAAGAAATAcacaaggaacacttaaagaaaGAATGGATGTCTAAAGGAACATGGCATATGATCAACTCTCCAAGGAAGACTTAACATCGAACTAGACTaccattctaaagaagcacgagttgcgtacgagtattttctttgtgaacaaaatatcaaacgtaatttaaaaaaaggacCAACGCTGTTAGTCTGATTCTATATCTTGGAAAAAACAAACAGCGGGTTCCATGAAGCATCTATAGAAAGaatcaaataaactttgcaacaaaccccaggatatctccttgttactatgGGAGACCGACTTGTAAGATGGTATGaccacattgccgaagtttttaaaGATCTACACCAGTCTGCATCTGaggagttggatgcagattcaataaaccaggagcatcttgtatATCCAAATCTTGATGTATGTCAAGAagcataatcgtaatcattatgattataataaaatcgatagcagtcgttaagcctactcagagaccttcgggcggcttgaaaacatttgacagtcgggttgcccaattACCCGTCAACTctgtcagcacaagcttgcttgtgttggggtccactgACCCACACTGGGACAGAGTAGTAGACTAGGCCTAgccccttccttcattggaaggagacccatgccccgGCAGTGGAGATGTGACGGGTCgtgatttataattattctgcatcttgacataaattttaatatccaacCCCAAAGTAAAGTCGAAGTGACacggaccatacgatcgctgaaatCCCACttttcagcgatcgtatggtaaGCACAGGGAACGACGGATATCCTACGGAGGCATAAAAAGGATGATAGTTGCAATATACcgaggatgatgaagtgaagttagagtaaaagagattttatttatgtccaaTTTTATCCTTCGAGGTTTGCTTATGTTCATATtgctttatcctgaaaattatgggataaatACGGGTCGTAGACacttactaaaaaagttggcttccatttcgtaaaaaaatatatcaaaatcggttaagttgatccagagttttgctcttgggaacacattttcggttagaattttattcatgcccaacttttttctatgaggtttgctttccgtcaaaatgctttatcctgaaaattatgggatacaaatgggtcgtagatactcactaaaaacgtaggcttctattctgtaaaaaaatatcaaaatcggttaagttgatccagagttttgcgcttgggaacacatttccggttagaattttattcatgcccaacttttttctgtgaggtttgctttccgtcataatgctttatcctgaaaattatgggatacaaactggtcgtagatactcactaaaaacgtaggcttctattttgtacaaaaaatatcaaaatcggttaagttgatccagagttttgcgcttgggaatACAGTTCcggttatatttttatttagatgtGAAATGTTGTCTCcgattacatttcaatataaattatttaataataggtttacttttgatatataatttttatcttGTGTAAAAAAGTGATGTCTTGTGTctacaatattaatattttactttaaaaaccatattgttattaaaaaaaatattttctaaaaataaatatttggttggatccttTCTGCGAAACGTTGAATTTCCCTGCTTGCATAGAAAAAGCAATTTAggagaaaggatccaagtgcatattttcattaataactcaataaatattcgttATAGCTACACCATGATTTGCAAtcgtaaaataacaataaatatgcataatttaagataatttccACATATAAGATGCTTTTCATTGCTGAAGAATACCGATTAGAACTTAAAACGTCTATATCTCAGAACTAGGTTTGTGtgggttgagtcctttctgcgtaactacgtccaATTGGGAAAGCTCCTTTTACCATTGAGACTTGGTTGATGTTGATACTTTgcctaagtaggtatttagtaaTAAGTGCAAGCTGGATCAAACCCACATCTCTGGCATGAGAAGCTGGCACTTACCCCACTGAGTTACCACCACTAAAACTGTTTCAGTTCAATGTCAAAAAATCAATAACTTCACCAacagagtaggtacctacccacTTTACCTACAGATTGTACTTTACCCACAAAAAACCTATGCAGTAATCGGTTAAgtctgttattttattttggttagTACTAGGAGCTGTAAATGTTGTATATTGGTTAGTATATTACTCAGagtgataaaaaaaatcacagtTAATTCATAAAAGGTAAAGTGGGTGGGTACCTTTTTATGAATTAACTGTGATTTATGAAAACTCTCACACCACACGATTTAACTGTATTGttttaatgtaggtaaatgCTGAAGTTGTCTGTCTGCTGGAAAAGCTAAAGCAGTCACCTAATTCAGCACAAacctttttattttgtaaatgcgACCTCCAATttctttacaataaataataaacaaacacacCGCACCAGCCAAAACCAAGCCAAAATTGTGTtgagaaaaagaaaatttgTTCACAGAGTATAATGAGGatgacagatatttttttttaatattaggtTTAACGGCCCTGGATACGTGTCCTTTTGAGCCAAAGGATGACAGATAATCTTTAAATCACAGACTACTTAATACGTATATGTAGcgtaaaataataacttgCTTTAACAACGTTGGCCCCTGTAGCCAACAAATAAAACCTTAATCTAACTTTGCTGGATATTGAATagtaatgtaaacaaacaacaaGTGTCATCATTTATGTTGTTATTTTGATAAATCTCGTCTTGTTTACTGGCAGATAACCTCCAAGTTATACACGTAAAGTtggaaaaaaatcattttgttAATTCTTTTAACAAAGTCTATCTTTAAAACGTAATGCAAGAGTAAAACCATGAGTATACGTGACAAAATCCAGCCTGTCCTGAAAATCCTGAAGATCACATCGCTTGTTACCGGAACGGGTTTGTTTATTGCGTATGAAATATCAAACACTcgaaaatatataaacaaaGTGGTTAACCCGACCGTGCTCGACCGGGAGAAGAAGTATGTCCCCGAGTACGTTTACATCGAGGACCCTACATACAATACGCAGCTGGAGAAGTTACAGGAGAAGGAGTCCTTCAATGTGATGGGGTTCGGTCGTATCTGGAAGAGTCTGCAGCACTCGCTGGCGTGGCGGCTGCTGTGGCTGTGCAAGCACGGCAGCGCGAAGCAGCGGAACGTGGCGCTGGAGCGGCTCGCGGGGTTCTCCAACAACAAGGACTGGGACTGCCGCAAGCTGGCGCAGGCTCTGGACGGCGGCACCGCGGTGCTGCTGGCCCGCACGCGCGGCGCCGACCTCCGCTACTTCCTCCCCCCTCCCATCCAcgtgcgccgcgccgccgccaccaaAGAACTGCTCTCACACAAGCTCGGACACATGATACTCGCCACCTACAACACTCAACCCCATGTGTGCATCAACCACTTTCTCTTCAAGTATTTTGTGACTGTTCATGTACATCCAGACAATGTAGAGGTTGACAGTGTACCACCGAAACCTGATGTGATAAGCGAGAAGGATCTGTGCATCTTGTGCTTGGATGCGATACATCATCATGTCAGTCTGTTCCACAATGCTTTGTATGAAGATGACTTTGCTATTAAATCGTTAATTTATATGGGAATTTTGCCATGCATAGCAGAGTTGCTGCTTCGATATCCCAATGACTTAGAAATTGACTTGGCAGTGGTGCGTCTCCTGGCAGTATTAAGTTTACATCAACAACATCTAAAAGATTTCTTTCAAAATGGTCTCATTGGGTATTTGGCAGCATACTTAAAGTCTGATGATGTGAGACTTGCAAGCTCAGCTGCAGTAGCCCTTACGAATTTATCTGGAGAGTGCAAATATATGCCTGGATTGTTTATCTTACACCCAATTTACAGATCAAATCAGCCAGTGACATGTGACACTCTCCTAGTGCACGGGCTGCGAGGTGGTGTGTTTGTCACGTGGAGACAGCGAGACAGGAAGTGTGGTGAGCCATTGGGTTTAGCAGATGCCACAGTTTCTGATGTTGAATGCAACACTGTTGAGGAAAGCTCTGCTATGCGTGTTGCTGATCCTGAATACAGAGAAATACTAGAGGACCTAAGAGTGCTTGAAGAAGAATCTCTTCTGACTGATATGGAGATAGTTTTACAAGACTTGCCAATTAGAGCGCAACGCGAACCAGCCCACACTGGCATGTACACAGTGAAGAACAAGCAGGCGGCTCTATCGGAAGAGTTGCAGGACAAAGCCCGCTACAGCTTTTGCTGGCCTAAAGATTGGTTGCCTCAAGACTGCGGCGGCCTGCGGATCCTCGGCGTGAACTACTGGAGCTCGCTGTCGGAGTGGCTGGAGCGGTGCCCGCTGCAGACGGCGGAGATCtcgcggcgcgcgggcgagCTGGCGCCGGCGCTGGTGGCGGCCGCCGTGGGCCGCGCCGACACGCCCGTCGTGTGGCTCGCGCACTCCATGGGCGGGCTCATCGTGAAGCAGCTGCTGACCTGCGCCGCGGACGACGCCGACCCCTGCTACAAGAAGCTCAGCGAGAACACCCGCGCGGTCCTGTTCTACAGCACCCCGCACCGCGGCACGGCGCTGGCCAGCatgccgcgcgccgccgccgccttccTCTGGCCCTCCAACGACGTGCGCCAACTCCAGCGCAACTCCCCAGTCCTGCTCCAGCTGCACCAGAAGTTCCTCAACAAAGCCGACGCGCACAACTGGGAAACTATCAGCTTCGCAGAAACGAAGCCGACGCTAGTCACCGCGTTCAAAGTTCCTATTCATTTCGTGGACTCGTCGTCGGCTGACCTCGGCCGGGGCGTGTTCTACGAGATGCCGCTGGACCACCTGTCGATCT contains the following coding sequences:
- the LOC105386474 gene encoding uncharacterized protein LOC105386474, with the protein product MENMSYFDLWNAIRAQMAGLPWTVSPNYIAMTYENLLSPMYTPAVPYQPVPQADQAPNTSETKFVQVLNDKCQKLYTKPGEEEKMNNDQTGNKDLNETKNDLKLNMITTTSKRIVELPQYKTRRQELLKAKKPVCTYKATILKNWTQADYVKKCIAFKRQVAEEREKAQQRAMMGGDITSQPVQGRVVKMPDLCIGVLMGGKTPQQRSDRWYLVAETKVLLEDHMFIDKLARTDSHCRIRLPYEVVHDLVQMTHKRHPHWMRIPARRLANYIHRNCAIHKLVIGQTPMEAEDLEEHPFATDMVLNLCMQLLKQYFYVVLISNDPERKRKATALDMPCYTLAELHEMVTPKFHNYKESNIKITCTATSTQMG
- the LOC105386491 gene encoding protein SERAC1; translation: MSIRDKIQPVLKILKITSLVTGTGLFIAYEISNTRKYINKVVNPTVLDREKKYVPEYVYIEDPTYNTQLEKLQEKESFNVMGFGRIWKSLQHSLAWRLLWLCKHGSAKQRNVALERLAGFSNNKDWDCRKLAQALDGGTAVLLARTRGADLRYFLPPPIHVRRAAATKELLSHKLGHMILATYNTQPHVCINHFLFKYFVTVHVHPDNVEVDSVPPKPDVISEKDLCILCLDAIHHHVSLFHNALYEDDFAIKSLIYMGILPCIAELLLRYPNDLEIDLAVVRLLAVLSLHQQHLKDFFQNGLIGYLAAYLKSDDVRLASSAAVALTNLSGECKYMPGLFILHPIYRSNQPVTCDTLLVHGLRGGVFVTWRQRDRKCGEPLGLADATVSDVECNTVEESSAMRVADPEYREILEDLRVLEEESLLTDMEIVLQDLPIRAQREPAHTGMYTVKNKQAALSEELQDKARYSFCWPKDWLPQDCGGLRILGVNYWSSLSEWLERCPLQTAEISRRAGELAPALVAAAVGRADTPVVWLAHSMGGLIVKQLLTCAADDADPCYKKLSENTRAVLFYSTPHRGTALASMPRAAAAFLWPSNDVRQLQRNSPVLLQLHQKFLNKADAHNWETISFAETKPTLVTAFKVPIHFVDSSSADLGRGVFYEMPLDHLSICKPATRQSILYTTVLDVIQRTTARQEHTQYSYIMDKIMYLLQKYLSWRAGGGQRAEGARGEELRWFENILLDAFSKGFVD